A region from the Chlamydiales bacterium genome encodes:
- a CDS encoding HAMP domain-containing protein gives MRYRTKLYLALLSISFISILLALGVVYNETKKQFIKEYSSKVLSIAATAAAFIDGDALEKIRGKEDVNLPEYAKLRRQLQKARNANRRDDIYVKWFYTFRQSEEDPDQFFYVVDTEESGKDYSPPGDVYIEAPSYDLARHFRSYYAPEEFISDVEGQWLMATAPIRDNSGKIVGAVEADIRANDILVLLHKLLMFGITALAISSAVSIGLGYLLARGITHSLGTLHKCVKRIEQGDLGARVTLKTHDEFNELGMGINDMAKGLQERERLKTGFARYVSHHAMEKLLQSESYLKLEGERRKVTMLFSDIRQFTTLSEKLPPEQVVGILNAYFEKMIEVIFRNHGTLDKFLGDGMMVEFGAPIEDARQEINAVSAALEMQRELSKLCDKWEKEGRPRIEMGIGIHTGFAIVGNIGSEIRTEYTAIGDTVNVASRLEFATKTLKAHILISENTFKALPPNLFKYKNLGQMPLTGREEMVTVYSILPFD, from the coding sequence ATGCGCTATCGTACAAAACTCTATCTTGCGCTGCTAAGCATCTCGTTTATCAGCATTCTTCTCGCGCTCGGCGTTGTCTATAATGAGACCAAGAAACAGTTCATCAAAGAGTATAGCAGCAAGGTCCTCTCCATTGCGGCAACTGCAGCTGCGTTCATCGATGGCGATGCGCTGGAAAAAATCCGCGGAAAAGAGGATGTAAACCTACCAGAATACGCAAAGCTCCGGCGCCAACTCCAAAAGGCTCGCAATGCGAATCGTCGAGATGACATCTACGTTAAGTGGTTCTACACATTTCGTCAGTCTGAAGAGGATCCGGACCAGTTCTTTTACGTAGTAGACACTGAAGAGAGCGGAAAGGACTACTCCCCTCCAGGAGATGTCTACATAGAGGCTCCTAGCTACGATCTAGCTCGCCACTTCCGGTCATACTACGCTCCAGAAGAGTTCATCAGCGACGTAGAGGGACAGTGGCTCATGGCGACTGCTCCAATCCGTGATAATAGTGGAAAAATTGTAGGCGCAGTCGAAGCCGATATCAGAGCTAACGATATCCTCGTTCTGCTGCATAAACTCCTCATGTTTGGAATCACAGCCCTTGCCATCTCTTCGGCAGTCTCAATTGGACTCGGCTACCTCTTAGCTCGAGGCATCACCCACTCTCTTGGAACCCTGCATAAGTGCGTGAAAAGAATCGAACAGGGCGATTTAGGAGCGCGCGTTACACTCAAAACTCACGATGAATTCAATGAACTCGGAATGGGCATAAACGACATGGCTAAGGGCCTGCAAGAACGGGAGCGTTTAAAAACAGGCTTTGCTCGCTATGTCTCACATCATGCCATGGAGAAGCTCTTGCAATCAGAATCCTATTTAAAACTTGAAGGCGAGCGCAGGAAAGTGACGATGCTCTTTTCCGACATCCGCCAGTTCACTACCCTCTCTGAGAAACTTCCCCCTGAACAGGTAGTGGGCATCTTAAACGCCTACTTCGAAAAAATGATCGAGGTGATCTTCCGTAACCATGGAACGCTGGATAAGTTTCTCGGTGATGGAATGATGGTCGAGTTTGGAGCCCCGATTGAAGATGCAAGGCAAGAGATCAACGCGGTCTCTGCTGCTCTTGAAATGCAGCGAGAACTCTCAAAACTCTGCGATAAGTGGGAGAAAGAGGGGCGTCCGCGCATTGAGATGGGCATCGGCATCCACACCGGTTTTGCAATCGTAGGAAACATCGGCTCGGAGATCCGCACCGAGTACACTGCGATTGGAGACACGGTAAACGTCGCCTCCCGCCTTGAATTTGCTACAAAAACCTTGAAAGCGCACATTCTGATTAGCGAAAATACATTTAAAGCACTTCCGCCTAACCTGTTTAAATATAAGAACTTAGGTCAGATGCCCCTCACTGGCCGAGAAGAGATGGTAACCGTCTATTCGATTCTGCCATTCGATTGA
- a CDS encoding NUDIX hydrolase, producing the protein MESKSEKQAALEKSTKVESRIVHKGHTLDIRVDTFILKGKQRQWDVILHPGAVAILPINSDGELLLIKQWRRAAERILIELPAGTLDAGEPPDVCAQRELQEETGYRAQELIGLGGFFTAPGFCTEYIHFFIARELTPSYLEADDDEGIDLLPVSLKLALEMIDSGTICDAKTIAGIMRYERWLKIHGK; encoded by the coding sequence ATGGAATCTAAATCAGAAAAACAGGCTGCTCTGGAAAAGAGCACAAAGGTTGAAAGTAGAATCGTCCACAAAGGACACACGCTCGATATTCGCGTCGACACCTTCATCCTAAAAGGCAAGCAGAGACAGTGGGATGTCATTCTCCATCCAGGCGCTGTTGCCATCCTTCCTATCAATTCAGACGGCGAGCTTCTTCTGATTAAACAGTGGAGACGCGCAGCAGAGAGAATCCTCATCGAACTTCCAGCTGGGACTCTAGATGCAGGAGAGCCGCCCGATGTCTGCGCTCAACGAGAACTGCAAGAAGAGACGGGATACAGAGCCCAAGAGCTCATTGGCCTCGGAGGCTTCTTTACCGCGCCAGGCTTCTGCACAGAGTATATCCACTTTTTCATTGCAAGAGAGCTGACCCCCTCCTATCTCGAGGCCGATGATGATGAGGGGATCGACCTCCTTCCTGTCAGCCTTAAACTCGCACTTGAGATGATCGACAGCGGCACTATCTGCGACGCAAAGACGATAGCTGGCATCATGCGCTACGAGCGCTGGCTAAAGATACATGGAAAATAG
- the glmS gene encoding glutamine--fructose-6-phosphate transaminase (isomerizing), with the protein MCGIFGYLGQRNSAKICIEGLRRLEYRGYDSAGLAGIHEGALVSYKEIGKIGALEEIVNALPMSFDIAISHTRWATHGKPTKENAHPHFDQNNTLAVVHNGIIENHNALREMLKKKGFVFQSDTDTEVIAQLISHLYEGDLLAAVQKAIALLQGFWGLAIIHKDHPDQIVAAARENPIAIALNASRTEAYVASDANAFSSSDLDIVFLRNNEVALVSKEHVKIFDSSSAPVSVTMNRLGIEQHAITKNGFEHFMLKEIFEQPHTIQQAFHNRCIEEYGTAEFENLEISPKELLSVRRILILACGTSWHAGSVAASLLEDKARIPTQAEIASEFRYKNPIVSEDTLVIAISQSGETLDTIAAVREVKNKGAKVLGICNVRNSTLTREADYCIFLRAGPEISVCSTKAFTSQLTVLSLFTLLMARLRHMSKEEGQAFLAELQQLPATIQKILAQKEEIQRIANKYASYENFFFLGRHYMFTTGLEAALKLKEISYLNALGYPAGEMKHGPIALLNPQLPVIGMCGNKRTYDKMLSNLMEVKARGAPILAFAPEDAQEIGAIATDVISLPPVIDELACIPYSVAAQLFAYYVALKRGTDIDQPRNLAKSVTVE; encoded by the coding sequence ATGTGCGGCATTTTTGGCTACCTCGGACAGCGCAACTCGGCAAAAATATGCATAGAAGGATTAAGACGCCTCGAGTACCGCGGGTACGACTCGGCAGGTCTTGCTGGCATCCATGAAGGGGCGCTCGTCTCCTACAAAGAGATCGGCAAGATTGGCGCTCTCGAAGAGATCGTCAATGCTCTTCCAATGAGTTTTGACATCGCCATCTCTCACACCAGATGGGCCACCCACGGCAAACCTACAAAAGAGAACGCCCACCCCCACTTCGATCAGAACAACACCCTAGCTGTCGTCCATAACGGGATCATTGAAAACCACAATGCGCTCCGCGAGATGCTTAAAAAGAAGGGATTTGTCTTTCAATCGGACACCGATACTGAGGTCATTGCACAGCTCATCTCTCATCTCTATGAAGGCGATCTTCTAGCAGCTGTTCAGAAGGCGATAGCTCTTTTGCAGGGCTTCTGGGGCCTTGCGATTATTCATAAAGACCATCCAGACCAGATCGTTGCAGCTGCCAGAGAAAATCCGATTGCGATCGCGCTGAATGCATCGCGCACTGAGGCCTACGTCGCCTCAGACGCAAACGCCTTCTCAAGTTCCGATCTCGACATCGTCTTCCTGCGAAATAATGAGGTTGCACTCGTTTCAAAAGAGCATGTGAAGATTTTCGACTCCTCTTCCGCTCCGGTCTCGGTAACTATGAACCGACTTGGAATTGAGCAGCATGCGATCACAAAAAATGGCTTTGAACACTTCATGCTCAAAGAGATCTTCGAGCAGCCACACACGATCCAACAGGCTTTTCACAACCGCTGCATCGAAGAGTATGGCACTGCAGAATTTGAAAATCTCGAAATCAGCCCGAAAGAGCTCCTCTCGGTGCGCAGGATTCTTATCCTCGCTTGTGGGACATCTTGGCATGCCGGCTCCGTTGCCGCATCCCTGCTAGAGGATAAAGCGCGCATTCCTACTCAGGCTGAGATCGCTTCAGAATTTCGTTATAAAAACCCGATCGTCTCCGAAGACACGCTCGTAATTGCAATCAGCCAATCTGGCGAAACACTGGATACGATTGCCGCAGTGCGCGAAGTGAAGAACAAGGGCGCAAAAGTGCTTGGAATTTGCAACGTGCGCAACTCGACTCTTACTCGTGAAGCCGACTACTGCATCTTCTTAAGAGCAGGTCCTGAGATCAGCGTCTGTTCTACAAAAGCATTCACAAGCCAGCTCACCGTGCTCTCTCTCTTTACGCTCCTGATGGCGCGTCTTCGCCACATGAGTAAAGAAGAGGGTCAGGCGTTTCTCGCTGAGCTTCAGCAGCTGCCTGCAACAATCCAGAAGATCTTAGCGCAAAAAGAAGAGATCCAGCGCATTGCAAATAAGTACGCCTCATATGAGAACTTCTTCTTCCTGGGACGACACTACATGTTCACCACGGGTCTTGAGGCTGCGCTCAAACTGAAAGAGATCAGCTACCTCAATGCTCTTGGCTATCCCGCTGGCGAGATGAAGCACGGACCCATCGCCCTTCTAAATCCACAGCTCCCCGTAATCGGAATGTGCGGCAATAAGCGCACTTACGACAAGATGCTTAGTAACCTCATGGAAGTTAAAGCCCGCGGAGCGCCAATTCTCGCTTTTGCACCCGAAGATGCCCAAGAGATCGGCGCGATTGCAACCGACGTGATCTCTCTTCCGCCAGTCATCGATGAGCTCGCCTGCATCCCCTATTCGGTTGCAGCTCAGCTCTTCGCCTACTACGTCGCCTTAAAACGCGGCACCGACATCGACCAGCCTCGCAACCTCGCCAAGTCGGTCACCGTCGAATAA
- a CDS encoding DUF2807 domain-containing protein, which yields MRAFFCLFLPFLVQLSAVEARTVLISKSVNYIEEIDFQGVGKLIIREGERAGLQIEGDEEIVHDTKIRVQAGALRITRRDTGFRQPSSSLVCTVTVTHDFRKLTLKGDALLETERLVLPNLQADLHDRSSGLLFLTGGNFSCRIYDAARLTTQGSVKRQEVLVEDMGEYRGAGLDSRVCEVKVVGQGVADVEAEEKLSAFVLGQGRVNYTAEPRELEKRVSGTGQITLRSKT from the coding sequence ATGCGCGCCTTCTTTTGTCTGTTTCTACCCTTTTTAGTTCAATTGAGTGCGGTTGAAGCCCGCACTGTTCTTATCTCCAAGAGTGTTAACTACATAGAAGAGATTGATTTTCAAGGGGTTGGGAAGCTAATTATCAGAGAAGGGGAGAGGGCAGGTCTTCAAATCGAGGGGGATGAGGAGATCGTCCACGACACCAAGATTAGGGTTCAAGCGGGTGCATTGAGAATTACCAGAAGAGACACAGGCTTCAGACAGCCCTCATCTTCTCTCGTATGTACAGTTACTGTTACCCACGATTTTCGTAAGCTTACACTCAAAGGAGATGCTCTTCTTGAGACAGAAAGGCTGGTGCTTCCTAATCTTCAGGCCGATCTTCACGACAGGTCTTCCGGCTTGTTATTCCTTACGGGGGGTAATTTCTCATGCAGGATCTACGATGCTGCGCGTCTCACAACTCAAGGAAGTGTGAAACGTCAAGAGGTTCTAGTAGAAGACATGGGAGAGTATCGCGGTGCGGGGCTTGATAGCAGAGTCTGCGAAGTGAAAGTAGTGGGGCAGGGGGTTGCTGATGTTGAAGCTGAGGAGAAGCTCTCGGCCTTCGTGCTGGGTCAAGGGAGGGTTAACTACACAGCGGAACCGCGAGAGCTCGAAAAGCGTGTTTCAGGAACAGGCCAGATCACATTGAGGTCTAAAACTTGA
- a CDS encoding F-box protein codes for MSTGLVLHETKGPAIAEPTGDSCPADTLPAELLNKIFSFLLRAETFFTEQTLQPVHFAAVCKSWRREADFVRWNRLMQRAFPSLPAGEGDIPTRCKNWQAMMARNVLAGRFTISAALPIFTQKMVMTVTENAQRHTWYLSPLDEHYERVRIRHFKTGEILREFRTEKTPANNYQLFKGKLFQTYRPGGFRALTRIQSRDLTTDSHLFRISGFSSDEFSAPPEGLLLNSESGDFNALTSLFEYIVSNDKLVIPLADRLEVRDPNTGKPLGSIPCTAWKNSWTSSFEEWVFLITSQSIHPQLDAEGFSTEVFNLRTMSRERAFKDLRFGQVVRIDRNFVVARVTEYQNEKLTESLLLFNPLKPNTPAKILPIDERDYFEQNWKKKGANLCKLGEEHLLLLGRKTLSIYNTRTGERRELLQSEECLKKENSFEFFELFDGTLRIYPFLDADTCIDLNLALFEGIRPDFTDVDSAPPFEFTERMLKAIPTPWGASSSLWRDWRDPSKARERSFTFEAHASQMMSDRITPLPLIDLRESSLSLERKHSRVAPAPLISVRPQLVQPPAAPPAAPQTPRPAAPQTPPQAAPPQRAPERSFFTQLLDAFSACFRWLWTALFGS; via the coding sequence ATGAGCACAGGTTTAGTCTTACACGAGACAAAAGGACCCGCTATAGCAGAGCCCACAGGAGACTCCTGCCCCGCGGACACTCTTCCTGCTGAACTTCTCAACAAGATTTTTTCTTTCTTGCTAAGAGCCGAGACATTCTTCACTGAGCAGACTCTCCAACCCGTCCATTTTGCAGCGGTCTGCAAAAGCTGGAGAAGAGAAGCAGATTTTGTGCGCTGGAATAGGCTTATGCAGCGCGCTTTCCCCTCGCTCCCAGCTGGAGAGGGCGACATCCCAACTCGCTGCAAAAACTGGCAAGCGATGATGGCGCGCAACGTGCTGGCAGGGCGCTTCACCATATCTGCTGCTCTCCCCATTTTTACTCAAAAGATGGTAATGACTGTTACCGAAAATGCACAAAGACACACTTGGTATCTCTCTCCTCTAGATGAACACTATGAAAGAGTTCGCATACGCCATTTTAAAACTGGTGAGATACTTAGAGAGTTTCGAACAGAAAAAACGCCAGCAAACAACTACCAGCTATTTAAGGGAAAGCTTTTCCAGACTTACCGTCCAGGTGGTTTTCGAGCTCTTACTAGAATTCAATCACGCGATCTCACCACAGATTCACATCTGTTCAGAATTAGTGGCTTTTCTTCGGACGAGTTCTCCGCCCCCCCGGAGGGGCTACTTCTTAATTCAGAAAGCGGTGACTTCAATGCATTAACCAGCCTATTTGAATATATAGTTTCAAATGACAAGCTAGTAATTCCTCTAGCGGACAGACTTGAAGTGCGCGATCCCAACACAGGAAAGCCCCTGGGCAGCATTCCTTGTACAGCATGGAAAAATTCTTGGACATCCTCCTTCGAAGAGTGGGTATTCTTAATTACATCTCAATCAATACACCCACAACTCGATGCAGAGGGATTTTCTACAGAAGTTTTTAATCTTCGAACAATGTCTCGCGAAAGAGCATTTAAGGATCTACGCTTTGGACAAGTGGTGAGAATAGATCGGAATTTTGTAGTAGCGCGAGTCACCGAGTACCAGAATGAAAAACTCACAGAGTCTCTGCTCCTCTTCAATCCTTTAAAACCTAATACGCCCGCCAAAATACTACCCATTGATGAACGCGACTACTTTGAACAAAATTGGAAAAAGAAGGGAGCTAATTTATGCAAGCTAGGCGAAGAGCACCTGCTTCTGCTCGGACGAAAGACCCTTTCAATTTACAACACAAGAACTGGAGAGAGAAGAGAGCTTCTTCAATCCGAAGAGTGTCTTAAAAAAGAAAACTCCTTTGAGTTTTTTGAGCTATTTGACGGTACTCTAAGAATTTATCCTTTTCTTGACGCTGATACTTGTATCGATCTTAATCTAGCTCTTTTCGAAGGAATCCGGCCCGATTTTACAGACGTAGATAGCGCACCTCCCTTTGAGTTTACCGAAAGAATGCTAAAAGCAATCCCCACTCCCTGGGGAGCCTCTTCATCATTGTGGAGAGATTGGAGAGACCCCTCAAAAGCACGTGAACGCTCATTTACATTTGAAGCCCACGCCTCGCAAATGATGAGCGACAGGATCACTCCGCTACCGCTGATAGATTTGAGGGAGTCCTCACTGTCACTGGAGCGCAAACACTCACGCGTAGCGCCTGCTCCCTTGATATCCGTCAGACCCCAACTTGTCCAGCCTCCTGCAGCACCTCCTGCAGCACCTCAAACTCCTCGCCCGGCTGCACCTCAAACCCCTCCTCAAGCTGCCCCTCCACAAAGAGCTCCTGAGCGCTCCTTCTTCACTCAGCTCCTCGACGCCTTCAGCGCCTGCTTCCGCTGGCTTTGGACTGCCCTCTTCGGCTCCTAA
- a CDS encoding DUF2807 domain-containing protein has translation MKSIIFLMISAVSLVSAQTKAIPIEDVDQFLFQGNGELVIQQGSSSEVVLEGSEKELQGASVFISDHMLVVKEKRGFLDFFRSRPSNLKCTVTLQDLTSLTLEGGSRVKIDGFKVHDLTAIVRDNAELNMDIQGNSLALYLIRDGEVTASGHVGNQNILISDGGLYRASDLSSEACEIVLEGSGVAYVQATETLDATITSSGVINYSGSPRKIQSNITGTGQLLLKQ, from the coding sequence TTGAAGAGCATCATCTTTCTCATGATCTCTGCGGTTTCACTTGTCTCTGCTCAGACAAAGGCGATTCCCATCGAGGATGTCGACCAATTTTTATTCCAAGGAAATGGAGAGTTGGTCATTCAGCAGGGCTCCTCATCAGAGGTTGTGCTAGAGGGTAGTGAAAAAGAGCTTCAAGGAGCCTCCGTTTTTATCTCCGACCATATGCTTGTAGTTAAGGAGAAGCGTGGATTTTTAGATTTCTTCCGCTCTCGTCCTTCTAATCTTAAATGCACAGTGACACTGCAGGACCTTACCTCTCTTACTCTCGAGGGTGGATCTCGCGTTAAAATCGATGGTTTTAAAGTGCACGACTTAACAGCTATCGTGCGAGATAATGCCGAGCTCAACATGGATATCCAAGGTAACTCGCTAGCGCTCTATCTAATCCGCGATGGAGAGGTGACAGCCTCTGGTCATGTGGGCAATCAGAACATCTTGATCAGTGACGGAGGGCTCTATCGAGCTAGCGACCTTTCGAGCGAGGCGTGTGAAATTGTCCTTGAAGGATCCGGAGTCGCCTACGTGCAAGCCACCGAAACTCTAGATGCCACCATCACAAGCAGCGGAGTAATCAACTACTCCGGCAGTCCCCGCAAAATCCAGAGCAATATCACCGGCACCGGCCAGCTCCTCCTCAAACAGTAA